In the genome of Pirellulales bacterium, the window CACTCCGCGACCTCGCCGACGTCAAGTGCGAACGGCGGCTCGGTGGCCTCTTGAAGCACTTCTACCGCCAGGCAGCGTAGACGTCGGCTCGTCTCATTCGGTTCGGTTGTCAAACAGCAATCGGCGCGGATGGACCGCGCCGAAGCCGCGATTGCGGCCAATTTTCACTTGTCGGGTCCACCCACTCTGCCGAGTCTTCCATTCGTTGGCAATCTCGATGGCTGGGTTCCTTCATGTGGTTCGTTTGTATCAACAACTTGCAGTTCGCATTCTATTTGTACAAGGCGGCGGCGCTAGGTTTTGCGGCGCAACAAGCGACGTACCCAGCCGGCCGTCGGTGCGAGCTGGTTAGGTGCTTCAACGAATCGCCAGTTGCCGTGGTCGCAACTGCCGACGGTCGCGATCCATTCCATGCGAATGGCGCCTTCGGGACACGTGTCCCGGCACACGCCTTCACTACCGCAATCGCCCGGTCGCTGCAGGGTCGCGTAGCTCCACACAAGTTCCAAACACGCGTGATCGCACGCCGCCACACACTTACCACAACCCGTGCAGCAGTTTTCGTCGATCGTCGGCAGTAACTTGTATGCAGTTGGCAATGGCCACGCCTTCGTGGATCAGTTCCCGCGATTCGCTGGAACGCAAGCCGCGAAAATGTCGTCCGTAGCCCGTCGCGTCCCGCAAGAGGCTCGCATGAATTCGATTCACGCTCGCCGACGCGGGCGGTTGCCGCCCGCGTCGGGTTGCGCATCTCAATTCTTAGGGATTGACAAATTCGAACGATTTCACTGGCGCCCCATTCCCTGCCGCCGCAGAGAGCGGCCCTGCCAAGGCCAGAACCGACTTCGGAACCACGAACTGTTCCTCGGGCGTCTGGGCTGGCTTGAGCATGAGCCAACGCGAGAGCATGAACCAGGTCAACGGTATCACGCCACCGATGACAAACACCAGCACACCCACGCCGCGTAGCCAAGTCAGCTGCTGGAACACGGAATCTTGGATGTAGGCGTTTGAGCGGGCAAAGGCGTAGCCATTGGTCATCGCGACAATTAATTGGTGAACCCCAACCGGGAACAGGTCCATAACAACCATGAGCACCAAACCGATGTTGAGCGACCAGAAAACGGTACGAATGAGTCGCCCGTTCCAGTGCTCGGGACGGATATTCCAGCGGCCACAGAATAGCATCGAGGCGATTGCCAGGTTTCCGTAGACACCCATCAGCGCGGCATGGCCATGATTGACCGTCAGGTAGGTGCCATGCTGATAGTAGTTCACGATCGGCAAATTGATCATGAAGCCCAATACGCCGGCCCCCATGAAGTTCCAGAAGTTTACGCCGATGAGGAAGAGGAACGCCTCGCTTAGCCCGAAGCGCGCTGACGTCCCCCGGCTCCGTTCGAGTTGCGCCATGGTGCTATCGGGCATGTGTCGGAAGCGCCAAGCTTCGACAGTTAGCAGAACCAGTGGTGCCACTTGCAAGCTGGACAACACGCCGCCGAGAGCGATGGTTTCAATCGATTTGGCGTTCCAATAAAAGTTATGGCTGATGCCGATAAGGCCCGAGCCAAGGAACAAGACCGCCGCCAGATACACGACGCGGGCCGCGACCAGGTGCGACACGAATCCCATGAGGTACAGGAAATAGGCGACGATAATTGTCGTAAACAACTCGAAGAATGCTTCCACCCACATATGTACCGTGCACCATCGCCAGAAATCAGCGATCACGAAATTCGTTTCCGGACCCGCGACAAACGAGGCCGTGAACATAAAGATGATGCCGACGATCGAATACACCATCCAATTGGGCAGCGACCAAGTTTGTTTCTGCCGCAACACCGGCCACACACCACGGGCGATGATGATGCCCCATGCCACGAACGAAGCGTACAGCAGGTATTGATACAGGCGGCCAATTTGCATGAACTCCCAGCCCTGAATCCCCAGCCAACGCCAGGCAGCGCTCTCTCCCAACACGCCCTTAATGCCCAGCGGAATGCCGATCGAGCCGCCAACCGCGACGATCACCAACATCCAGAACAAGCTGTTCACCCAGCGAAGCTGGCCGGCCGGTTCGGGGCGAGCAATCAGCGGAAGCACCCAGATCGTGGCCGCGAACCAACACACGGCAATCCACAGGATGGAAATCTGCGTGTGCCAGGCGCGCGAAATCGTCACCGGCAGCCAGGCGGTCAGGTCGATGCCCAGGGGCTTGAACACGTTGATGAAGTCGCTGATTGCCAGCAGCCCGGCAAAGAACTGCACCGCAAACAACGCGGCCGCGACTGCAAAAAATTTGTAGGTGGCCTGCTGCGTAGGAGTCGGCTTGAACCGGTCCACCGTGTCCGCCGTCGCGAGCGGCGGAAGCTGGCTTTGTTGTTGCTCGAGCACGGCTTCTCGGTCGAGCTTGCCATAATAATAGAAGATCACG includes:
- a CDS encoding cbb3-type cytochrome c oxidase subunit I, whose product is MGDGGMRGPDFTAEALHFTAQSMNGYYDQEWKAKIPEAETRKTVVESLVKKELKQNRYEPNYYDQARASTQGRFDRGAIVVSAAQAHAFKQLKEFYGQKFGAGGELAGIERFKPEGYITDPERIKQLSAFFYWGGWLCAAERPGYAYSYTHNWPFDPLAGNLPHGGLVLWSVIGTLVVILTIGVIFYYYGKLDREAVLEQQQSQLPPLATADTVDRFKPTPTQQATYKFFAVAAALFAVQFFAGLLAISDFINVFKPLGIDLTAWLPVTISRAWHTQISILWIAVCWFAATIWVLPLIARPEPAGQLRWVNSLFWMLVIVAVGGSIGIPLGIKGVLGESAAWRWLGIQGWEFMQIGRLYQYLLYASFVAWGIIIARGVWPVLRQKQTWSLPNWMVYSIVGIIFMFTASFVAGPETNFVIADFWRWCTVHMWVEAFFELFTTIIVAYFLYLMGFVSHLVAARVVYLAAVLFLGSGLIGISHNFYWNAKSIETIALGGVLSSLQVAPLVLLTVEAWRFRHMPDSTMAQLERSRGTSARFGLSEAFLFLIGVNFWNFMGAGVLGFMINLPIVNYYQHGTYLTVNHGHAALMGVYGNLAIASMLFCGRWNIRPEHWNGRLIRTVFWSLNIGLVLMVVMDLFPVGVHQLIVAMTNGYAFARSNAYIQDSVFQQLTWLRGVGVLVFVIGGVIPLTWFMLSRWLMLKPAQTPEEQFVVPKSVLALAGPLSAAAGNGAPVKSFEFVNP